The DNA region CTTCCAGACCCGTCACAGCACCGCGCTGAACCGCTCGCTGAACCGCGCGGTCACGTCGACGCTCACGTCGGTCGACGTGATCCTGTTCGTGATCGAGGCCGGCCGCTTCGGCCCCGACGACCAGAAGGTGCTCGACCTGATTCCGCCCGGTATGCCGACGCTGCTGATCGCGAACAAGATCGACCGCGTGACCGACAAGGCGACGCTGTTCCCGTTCATGCAGCAGATGAGCGGGCTGCGCGAATTCACCGAACTCGTGCCGCTGTCGGCGCAGCGGCCGGAAGACATCAAGCGCCTGCTCGACACGATCAAGCCGTACCTGCCGGAAGGCGAGCCGATCTACGGCGAGGACGAGCTGACCGACCGCAGCTCGCGCTTCCTCGCGGCCGAAATCCTGCGCGAGAAGGTGTTCCGCTGGACCGGCGACGAACTGCCGTACACGAGCACCGTGCTGATCGACAAGTTCGAGGAGGAAGGGCGGCTGAAGCGCATCTTCGCGACGATCCTCGTCGAACGCGATTCGCACAAGGCGATGGTGATCGGCAAGAAGGGCGAGAAGCTCAAGCAGATCAGCACCGAGGCGCGGATGGACATGGAGAGGCTGTTCGACGGCCCCGTGTATCTCGAGACCTTCGTGAAGGTGAAGAGCGGCTGGGCCGACAACGAGGCGGGGCTGCGCGCCTATGGGTACGAATGACGCGCCGACGTCGACCGAAGACGCGGTGACCGCCGGCGCGAACGACGCGCCGCTGCCGGCACCGCCTGAACCGCCGCGTCGCAAGGCGCGGCGCGCGACGTCTCGCACGTCCGATTTCCGCGTCGCCGAGCAGCCGGCGTTCGTGCTGCACAGCTATCCGTACCGGGAAACGAGCCTGATCATCGACGTGCTCACGCGCGATCACGGCCGCCTCGCGCTCGTCGCGAAGGGCGCGAAGCGCCCGCACTCCGCGCTGCGCGGCGTGCTGCAGACGTTCCAGCCGCTGCTGCTGTCCTGGTCGGGCAAATCCGAAGTGCGCACGCTGACGGGCGCCGAGTGGGTGGGCGGGATGCTGCCGCTCGGCGGCGACGGGCTGTTGTGCGGCTTCTACGTGAACGAGCTGCTCGTGAAATTCTGCGCGCGCGAGGATCCGCAGCCGCCGCTCTTCAATCACTATGTGCTGACGCTCACGCGCCTCGCGCACGGCGAACCCGCGGTGCAGGTGCTGCGCTCGTTCGAACGCGTGCTGCTGCGCGAGACCGGCTATGCGATGGCGCTGAACCGCACGGTCGCGCGCCGCGCGGTCGAACCCGATCGCCGCTACGTGTTCGATCCCGAGCGCGG from Burkholderia ambifaria AMMD includes:
- the era gene encoding GTPase Era, with amino-acid sequence MNTPAPTGFRCGMIAIVGRPNVGKSTLMNALVGQKISITSRKAQTTRHRITGINTFDDAQFVFVDTPGFQTRHSTALNRSLNRAVTSTLTSVDVILFVIEAGRFGPDDQKVLDLIPPGMPTLLIANKIDRVTDKATLFPFMQQMSGLREFTELVPLSAQRPEDIKRLLDTIKPYLPEGEPIYGEDELTDRSSRFLAAEILREKVFRWTGDELPYTSTVLIDKFEEEGRLKRIFATILVERDSHKAMVIGKKGEKLKQISTEARMDMERLFDGPVYLETFVKVKSGWADNEAGLRAYGYE
- the recO gene encoding DNA repair protein RecO, yielding MGTNDAPTSTEDAVTAGANDAPLPAPPEPPRRKARRATSRTSDFRVAEQPAFVLHSYPYRETSLIIDVLTRDHGRLALVAKGAKRPHSALRGVLQTFQPLLLSWSGKSEVRTLTGAEWVGGMLPLGGDGLLCGFYVNELLVKFCAREDPQPPLFNHYVLTLTRLAHGEPAVQVLRSFERVLLRETGYAMALNRTVARRAVEPDRRYVFDPERGVRNADDDVPSHWPVITGQTLLDMEQDDYHRAQTVAQSKTLMRFLLNTYLGGTPLATRQILIDLQNL